In the candidate division KSB1 bacterium genome, GCTATTAGTTTGAAATATTCATAAATTTTCACCGCGAAGGTGCTAAGACGCAAAGAGTTAGACTAAAAAATGTTTTGGAAACTAGGCAACTATAATTCAGATGATAAATACTTAAAAATTGTTACTTTTCCTCTTGGCGGTCTTTGCGTCTTTGCGGTTCATGAATTATCCAGGTTAACAATTATTTTTTAAAAATATGAAACCTAAACAAACTTTTTTATTTACCAATTGTAATTCATTTAAGTGTTCATAAAAACCCTAATTAAAAGAAAGGAAGGTTATCATGAACCGTAAAGCTTTATTTGCTGGGGCAGCTCTGGTGTTAATTCTTGTGGGGTATTTTATTTATTCCGGTTTTCCCCCGGGCGGCGAAGGGGCTGAAGGCACGATTGGCGGTGTAAAGAAGGCGCAAAAATACCGTGTTGGCCAAATAAGTGCCAATGATGTTATCCTGACAGATACCGAAATCCAGAAATTGTTGCAAAATGACAAAATTCAGGAATTGCTCAATGACGATAGCTTTCGTAAGGTCCTGGCAAATGCGAGCTTTCAAGAGGTGCTGGCGAATGTCAGTCTTCAGGAGGCTTTGGCCAATGTCAGTTTCCGAGAGGCACTAGCAAATGTCAGCTTTCGTGAGGTCCTGGCGAATGCAAGTCTTCAGGAGGCCTTAGCAAATGCCAGTTTTCGAGAAGCCCTAGCAAATGCCAACATTCGAGAAGTCCTGGCAAATGCCAGCTTTCGTGAGGTCCTGGCGAATGCCAGTCTTCGGGAGGCCTTTGCAAATGCCAGCTTTCGAGAAGTTCTGGCAAATGCCAGCTTTCGAGAGGTCTTAGCAAACGCCAGCTTTCAAGAGGCTTTAGCGAATGTTAGCTTTCGAGAGGCCCTGGCCAATGCCAGCTTCCGAGATGCTTTAGTAGATGCGAGCCTGAGAGAGGCATTAGTAGACGCGACTCTGAGAGAAGCTCTAGAAAATGCCAGCTTTCGAGAGGCCCTGACCAGTGCCAGCTTCCGAGATGCTTTAGCAAATGCTAGCTTTAGAGAAGCCCTGGCCAATGCCAGCTTCCGAGAGGCTTTAGCAAACGCTGGCTTTCGAGAGGCCCTGGCCAATGCCAGCTTCCGAGATGCTTTAGCAAATGCTAGCTTTCGAGAGGCCTTGGCCAATGCCAGCTTCCGAGATGCTTTAGCAAATGCTAGCTTTCGAGAGGCCCTGGCCAATGCCAGCTTCCGAGAAGCTCTAGCAAATGCTAGTTTCCGAGAGGCCTTAACCAACGCTAGCTTCCGGGAGGCACTGGTAAATGCAAGCCTTCGTGAGGCAATCACAAAATAGGATTCCAAAATAGGATTCAATTTTGGAACAAGGATTTAAAAATTGAATCTCTACTCTAATCCTTTAAGTTCGTTTTACGTAAAGGAGATACCGTAAGCTTAACCTCGGTATCTCCTTTTACTCATTTTCAGAAGCTTACACTTTAAATATAAAACTTAATTCTCCAATCGCTTATTAAGTTTTTACGGTTTAGCAATAAAGCAAATGCAAGTCAAAGCATCCCCTTTAAGATTTGCCTTGATGAGAGATTGCTTTTGTTGCATTGTAGTGACAGTCCACTTTTAGTGATCACTTTTATAACAAACTTAAGTTATGAACATAAAAAAATAAAAGAAATTATCTTATGAAAACCAAATCAAAAATTCCTCTATTTCCGCTTTTCATTCTACTTTTGTTTGCCAATTTTGAACTTCCTGCACAATTACATTCACTACAAACAAAGAATTTACAGTTAATTTATTTAGGTAAAACACATGAATATATTGTATCTCATTTAGCGCGTTGTTTTGAGAATTCGTTGAGGTTCCATCGTCATCTTTTTAAGTATACTCCAAGTGAAAAATTCACAGTGTTTTTGCAAGACTTCAGTGATTATCATAATGCAGGAGCCACGTCTGTGCCACGTAATTTCATCAAGATGGATCTCGCACCCGCCAATTATGTTTTTGAAACTATACCAGCTAATGAAAGAATGAACTGGACGATGAGTCATGAATTAGTCCATATTGTTACAACCGATCAAACTAGCGGCAGTGACAAGTTTTTTCGTTCACTTTTTTTCGGCAAGGTGTGGCCGTCTGAAGATAATCCGGCTTCAATATTCTATTCTTATCTCACAAGTCCGCGCAACCTTTCTCCACGCTGGTATCATGAAGGCTTAGCTGTTTTTTGGGAGACCTGGATGGCGGGTGGTTTGGGACGGGTGCTCGGCGCTTATGATGAAATGGTGTTCAGGTCCATGGTTCGTGATGGAAGCTATATATATGACGTAGTGGGTTTAGAGTCGGAAGGCACAACCATCGATTTTCAGGTAGCGGCAAACTCCTATCTTTACGGAACCCGGTTCATCAGTTATCTTGCCTATCAGTATGGCCCTGAGAGAGTATTAGAATGGGCTTCTCGAAAAAAAGGCAGCAAGGCCTATTTTGCTTCTCAGTTCAAAAAAGTCTATGGAGTAGGGCTTAACGATGAATGGACTCGCTGGATTAAATGGGAGCGTGAATGGCAGCAAGTCAATCTCGATTCAATCCGCTTAAACCCCACAACGCACTTTCGTCCAATCTCTAAAAGGGCTCTTGGTTCTATTTCGCGTACGTTTTATGATTCAAGCAGCCGAAATCTCTTTGCTGCTGTACGATATCCAGGGCAAGTTGCCCACATCGCTGCTATTGATATCCAAACTGGCGCAATTGATAAAATATGCGATGTAAAAGGTCCTGCTTTATATTATACTTCTTCCCTGGCTTACGATCGAACCGAAGGTTTAATCTTTTATACTACGGATAACAATAGCTGGCGGGATTTGAATGTGGTTGATATCAAAACGGGTAAATCGAAGAGACTTATGCAAGATGTTAGAACCGGCGACTTGACCTTCAATCTGGTGGATAAGTCAATCTGGGGTGTTCGCCACTATAATGGCATATCAACCTTAGTCAGAATCCCGCATCCGTATAAAGAGTGGAACCAGATCTATTCCTTTCCTTATGGAAAAGATATTTTTGATATAGATATTTCACCCGATGGCTCAACGGTTACTGCTGCGCTTGTTGAAATTACTGGCAAGCAAAAGTTGATTAAGATGGATGCCGCTAAATTGATGGGTGGTGAAACAACGTATGAAGTTCTGTTTGATTTCGAGAACAGCTTGCCTGCGAACTTTGTTTTTTCGCCGGATGGCAGGTATCTCTACGGATCGTCTTATTACTCTGGTGTTTCAAATATCTACCGATTTGATTTCGAAGAAGAGGATATGGATATCCTCAGCAATTGTGAATCAGGCTTTTTCAGGCCTGTACCTGTTTCCGAGGATTCGTTAATTGTTATGCGTTATACAGGAGACGGATTTGTCCCGGTTATGATTGCCATCGAGCCACTTGAAAATGTGAGCGCCATTAACTTCTTAGGAAACGAGATTGTGAAAAAGCATCCGATTGTCAAAGACTGGCTTCTCGATCCTCCATCATCAATAAATATTGATTCTTTAACTACATACCACGGCAAGTATAATTCTTTTAGTAATATAGGTCTTACTTCAGCGTACCCCATCGTTGAAGGGTACAAGGATTTTACGGCAATGGGCATGCACTTCAATTATTCGGATTTACTTGGAATTACTGGTTTCGAAATTACTTCATCTTACTCATCAAGTCAAAATTTGCCTAATAACGAAAGGTTACATTTAGGTGTTAAATTTCATCACTTCAATTGGCAATTTAACGCGACCTACAATGGCGCTGATTTCTATGATTTGGCAGGACCAACTAAAACCAGCCGTAAGGGGTATTCTTTGGGTTTACAATATAACAAGAATCTACTATATGACAAGCCCAAGACTTTGGATTTGAGTATTGGTTTAACCAGATATAGCGGTTTAGAAAGACTGCCTGACTTTCAGAACGTAACCGCGACATTTAACAAGCTGTTGTTAGGAAGAGCAAGTTTAGATTACAGCTATGTGCGTAAATCACTTGGCGCTGTAGACGATGAAAAAGGGTTCAAATGGCAGCTTATCTCCCAGGGAAATTATGTTAATTCGGAGATATTTCCTCGAGTTCATATGAACTTAGATTTGGGGTTGCCACTTCCTGTTGGTCATTCTTCTATCTGGTTCAGAAGTTCAATAGGTCACTCTTTTGGAAATGAGGATAATCCATTTGCAAATTACTTTTTCGGTGGTTTCGGTAACAACTGGGTGGATTATTTAACAGAAAAACGGTATAGGGAATATTATAGTTTTCCGGGAGTGGGCCTCAACGAATTTGGCGGAAAAAATTACGCAAAATTTATGATGGAATGGAACTTACCTCCGATAAGATTTCGCCGAGTCGGTTTTACCAGTTTTTATTTAAGGTGGGCGCGCATCGCTCTTTTTTCTTCAGCAATCAGAACAAATCTTGATGGCGTTAAAGCAGGTGACCCCCCACCTCAATTTGGCGCTCAAAGAAGCCTATTAAATTTAGGTGGCCAATTAGATTTTCGCATTGTCATGTTCTCGCGTCTAAAATCCACATTTTCTATTGGATACGCTGCGGCTTTTGAAAAAGACCAGAGTTTGTCCGATGAATTCATGATTTCGCTGAAGATATTGTAACCTAACTTAAAACCTCTCTGGTTTTGTAAACCTGAGAGGTTTTTCTCTTGCCTCCTTTGCTCTAACTCATTACATTACAACCTATGGGCCTATGCGCCCATGTCTAAATGATTAACAATTAACCGGCTAATTTGTTTAACAATTGAACACTCCAATTCAAGATCTACTCCGTATCTCTTTTAGCCTGCTTCCGGTTTTTTTCTTCCTTCTTGGGTTGATTTTAATCGATAGTTATAAACTAGTTAAACTACAAGCTGTTTTAATTTCTATAATCGCAGGCTGTGGCGCTGCCTTGGGCTCATTTCTCATAAACAGTTCTATGCTGGATTTTCTAGCAATAGAATTCAAAACCTATAGCCGCTATTGCGCTCCGATCGTAGAAGAATCCTTAAAAGCTGCATTCCTGATTTATTTGATCCGAAAAAATAAGATGGGCTTTACGGTTGACACCGCCATTCATGGTTTCGCCATTGGCGCGGGATTTGCATTTTTGGAAAATATCTATTACCTGCGGGCGATGTCTGATGCAACACTCATGACCTGGATTATTCGAGGTTTTGGCACTGCGATTATGCATGGCGGAGTAACTGCAATATTCGGCATCATTGCCAAAAGCTTTCACGATCAACAATCTTCAATAAAATATTTTGCGATTTTACCCGCATTCGTTTTAGCAATCGGTATTCATTCACTCTTTAATCATTTCTTTTTAACGCCTTTGCAATCGACGTTATTATTATTATTCGTTTTCCCAATAATAATCAGCTTGGTCTATTCCCAAAGCGAAAAATCAACCCAA is a window encoding:
- a CDS encoding PrsW family intramembrane metalloprotease, with translation MNTPIQDLLRISFSLLPVFFFLLGLILIDSYKLVKLQAVLISIIAGCGAALGSFLINSSMLDFLAIEFKTYSRYCAPIVEESLKAAFLIYLIRKNKMGFTVDTAIHGFAIGAGFAFLENIYYLRAMSDATLMTWIIRGFGTAIMHGGVTAIFGIIAKSFHDQQSSIKYFAILPAFVLAIGIHSLFNHFFLTPLQSTLLLLFVFPIIISLVYSQSEKSTQNWLGVGFDTDQELLELITSGNLSETKIGRYLHSLRDKFPGEIVVDMLCFLRIHLELSIRAKGILMMQESGFKPAPDPEIKAKFKELKYLEKSIGPIGHLAILPFMHTSNRNLWQLHMLGGNK